In Leptodesmis sichuanensis A121, the following are encoded in one genomic region:
- a CDS encoding HlyD family type I secretion periplasmic adaptor subunit, with protein MKVSISSTPGSRPPGAATPAQARQTRQQLASPEDSLSYELGKAVQELPPLYTRLLAGGISLLVFGAITWAAVSRVDEVAVAQGELIPSTQVRPVRSLSGGTIQAVRVKEGQTVKKGDVLVEVEPEKTKVIEAEITRLDKSSQLIQEDVARLDAERTGTNNAGTPLQDEFLAARLKAFDEQKAAAEAEARQQFATISEARARLAQLQENLINAQENLRNAKEQEAGLRTLLKDSAVPRLEYIRAKDNVTNAEDKVVSLQKQIDAQQERIRQAEQSYQAASSKAQGLGSQRQSEILTQLTKRKEELTATKGQLEAARKQRERARIEAPFDGTVYSIKATKGPVQTGEELLSILPKGEDVVLEVKVLNRDIGFIKPGQRAKVKLATFPYQEFGIVDGEVIKVSPNAIVEKNENGQSMGPVFPTRIKLKKHSVEVHGKPVELTPGMAATGEIVTRQKSILTFLIEPVTRRFSEAFSVR; from the coding sequence ATGAAAGTTTCCATATCCTCCACGCCCGGATCCCGTCCACCTGGAGCCGCCACCCCTGCTCAGGCTCGTCAGACGAGACAACAACTGGCCAGCCCAGAAGATTCTCTCTCCTATGAGTTAGGGAAAGCGGTACAGGAATTGCCGCCTCTGTACACCCGCTTATTGGCTGGGGGAATCAGTTTGCTGGTCTTTGGTGCTATTACCTGGGCGGCTGTGAGCCGTGTGGATGAGGTGGCGGTGGCTCAAGGGGAGTTGATTCCTTCAACTCAGGTGCGCCCGGTGCGATCGCTGAGTGGAGGTACGATTCAGGCGGTGCGAGTGAAAGAAGGGCAGACAGTTAAAAAGGGTGATGTGCTGGTAGAAGTAGAACCCGAGAAAACCAAAGTCATCGAAGCGGAAATTACCCGTCTGGATAAATCCTCCCAGTTGATTCAAGAAGATGTCGCTCGCCTGGATGCGGAACGCACTGGAACCAATAATGCAGGCACTCCATTACAGGACGAATTTTTGGCAGCCCGACTGAAAGCGTTCGATGAACAAAAGGCCGCAGCGGAAGCAGAAGCCAGACAACAATTTGCCACCATCAGTGAGGCGAGAGCACGGTTGGCGCAGCTGCAGGAAAACCTGATCAATGCGCAAGAAAACCTGCGCAATGCGAAAGAGCAAGAAGCTGGATTAAGAACTCTGTTGAAAGACAGTGCTGTGCCGCGGCTGGAATATATTCGGGCCAAAGACAATGTGACGAATGCCGAGGATAAGGTCGTTTCGCTGCAGAAACAGATTGATGCTCAGCAAGAACGCATCCGTCAGGCGGAACAGTCCTATCAGGCTGCTAGCAGTAAAGCCCAGGGACTAGGATCGCAACGCCAGAGTGAGATTTTGACGCAACTGACGAAGCGGAAGGAAGAGTTGACCGCTACCAAAGGTCAATTAGAGGCAGCCCGCAAGCAGCGAGAACGAGCCAGGATCGAGGCTCCCTTTGATGGTACGGTGTATTCGATTAAAGCCACTAAAGGGCCAGTGCAAACGGGTGAAGAACTATTGTCCATCCTACCCAAGGGTGAGGATGTGGTTCTGGAAGTGAAAGTTCTCAACCGGGATATTGGCTTTATCAAGCCAGGACAACGCGCCAAAGTCAAACTTGCCACCTTTCCCTATCAAGAGTTTGGCATTGTGGATGGCGAGGTGATTAAAGTCAGTCCCAACGCGATCGTGGAAAAGAATGAAAATGGCCAATCGATGGGGCCAGTCTTTCCGACTCGGATTAAGCTGAAAAAACATAGTGTGGAGGTTCATGGTAAGCCCGTGGAACTAACACCCGGTATGGCCGCCACCGGGGAAATCGTGACTCGCCAAAAATCCATCCTGACCTTCCTGATTGAACCTGTAACTCGTCGCTTTAGCGAAGCCTTCTCAGTTCGATAA
- a CDS encoding glycerol-3-phosphate acyltransferase, which produces MTLTQVWGALIIFGVCPLLGGLPLIDWITRLVTGRSLTRLGTGNISVSAAFYHGGRLVGILAVLSEAFKGIAAVLLARVFFPADPVWQIVALIALVMGRYWIGRGAGTTNVVWGYVVFDPRVAGLVFLIGGISFTILRERRQAKFGILVLVFLVTALLHPQDLELILATIVLTFLLGWIYTKIPDDLSMASHSAQLGSRSVFRFFRGERGIRSLDDRLDVNKFGPKAATLADLKRLGYPVPPGWVLAAGDDPQPLVNGLDPSPQQPLIVRSSAVGEDSEIASAAGQYESILNITSRAALEPAITRCFASYNQAAATQYRRDRDLPDTSMAVLVQKQIQGVFSGVAFSRDPIARQGNSVVIEALPGNANQVVSGRVTPETYRVLLDDVTFEMPKDQPPGNRQAPWVLPDHLTLPIEGTGDLPPRLIQQVAYLARHLETLFGSIPQDIEWTYDGQTLWLLQARPVTTLLPIWTRKIAAEVIPGLIRPLTWSINRPLTCGVWGDLFTIVLGPRSRGLDFNETATLHYSRAYFNASLLGQIFQLMGLPPESLEFLTRGAKFSKPPLRSTLRNLPGLLRLARREWRLEADFQRDDRQTFTPALAKLSHQTVDSLSPGALLSRIDEILGWLQQATYYSILAPLSAALRKAIAKVDADDLDNSATPEVAALRSLQELALTARRLLEQHAEFSLLNATQDNSKFKIQNSKLFSTLAQWPEGQAILTRFDQLINYYGYLSEVGTDIAVPTWKEDPQPIRDLFAQFCLNPSPPPSKRPPKSRKVKRLQRRFDLKGRVTEVYSQLLAELRWSFVALEQHWLTLGWLQVPGDIFFLEFSEIRSLVEQEPSALNMNLADLIAQRKSILERDRQLEAPPFLVYGNDPPLPLLHRQWKASQQIQGIGASPGQAEGRVRIVNSLDGLPEVGRDTIVVVPYTDSGWAPLLARAGGLIAEVGGRLSHGAIVAREYRIPAVMDVPHATQRLHDGQLIRIDGQQGTVEIL; this is translated from the coding sequence ATGACGTTAACGCAGGTCTGGGGAGCGCTGATCATTTTTGGGGTGTGTCCGCTGTTGGGTGGTCTGCCCCTGATTGATTGGATTACCCGACTCGTTACCGGGCGATCGCTCACCCGCTTAGGTACAGGTAACATCAGCGTTTCTGCTGCCTTTTATCATGGCGGTCGTCTGGTTGGGATCCTGGCTGTGCTTTCGGAAGCATTTAAGGGGATTGCAGCGGTTCTGCTGGCGCGAGTGTTCTTTCCAGCAGATCCCGTTTGGCAGATCGTGGCTCTCATCGCTCTGGTGATGGGGCGCTACTGGATTGGCCGGGGAGCAGGAACCACCAACGTTGTGTGGGGGTACGTCGTCTTTGATCCCCGCGTCGCTGGTCTGGTATTCCTGATTGGGGGTATTAGTTTCACCATTTTAAGAGAACGCCGGCAGGCCAAATTTGGCATTCTCGTTCTGGTGTTCCTAGTTACTGCGCTACTTCATCCTCAGGATCTGGAGTTGATCCTGGCCACGATCGTCCTCACCTTTCTGTTGGGCTGGATTTACACCAAAATTCCGGATGATTTGAGTATGGCTTCGCACTCGGCTCAGTTAGGTTCTCGTTCTGTGTTTCGCTTTTTTAGGGGGGAACGAGGTATTCGCAGTCTGGACGATCGTCTGGATGTGAACAAGTTTGGCCCCAAAGCCGCCACTCTCGCTGATCTCAAACGGCTGGGCTATCCCGTGCCCCCTGGCTGGGTGCTGGCGGCAGGAGATGATCCCCAACCCTTAGTCAATGGGCTGGATCCTTCCCCCCAACAGCCGTTGATTGTGCGATCGTCTGCCGTTGGAGAGGATTCCGAAATTGCTTCAGCGGCAGGACAGTATGAAAGCATTTTGAACATTACCAGCCGAGCCGCCCTGGAACCCGCCATCACTCGCTGCTTTGCATCTTACAATCAAGCCGCCGCCACGCAGTACCGCCGCGATCGGGATCTGCCGGATACTTCAATGGCCGTTCTGGTACAAAAGCAGATTCAGGGGGTGTTTTCTGGGGTTGCCTTCAGCCGGGATCCGATCGCGCGCCAGGGCAATTCCGTCGTGATTGAGGCGCTCCCTGGAAATGCCAATCAGGTTGTTTCAGGACGAGTTACTCCAGAAACCTACCGGGTGCTCCTGGATGATGTCACCTTTGAAATGCCGAAAGACCAGCCTCCTGGAAATCGACAAGCACCGTGGGTACTTCCCGATCATCTCACCTTACCTATTGAAGGAACTGGCGATCTTCCACCCCGACTGATTCAGCAAGTCGCTTACCTGGCTCGCCATCTGGAAACGTTGTTTGGCAGCATTCCCCAGGACATTGAGTGGACTTACGATGGGCAAACGCTGTGGCTGTTGCAGGCCCGTCCAGTCACGACCCTGCTGCCGATCTGGACACGCAAGATTGCAGCGGAAGTGATTCCCGGCCTCATTCGACCGCTCACCTGGTCAATCAATCGTCCGCTTACCTGTGGGGTTTGGGGCGATCTGTTCACCATCGTTCTGGGGCCACGATCGCGAGGACTGGATTTTAACGAAACGGCCACCTTGCACTATTCCCGCGCCTATTTCAATGCCTCTTTGCTGGGCCAGATTTTTCAATTAATGGGGTTGCCTCCCGAAAGCCTGGAGTTTTTAACCAGGGGTGCTAAGTTCAGTAAGCCTCCCCTGCGCTCGACCTTACGGAATCTTCCAGGATTGCTCCGATTAGCTCGCCGGGAATGGCGGTTAGAAGCCGATTTTCAGCGGGACGATCGCCAAACCTTTACCCCAGCCTTAGCCAAACTATCCCATCAAACCGTGGATAGTCTTTCCCCTGGTGCTCTATTAAGCCGGATTGATGAAATTCTAGGCTGGTTGCAACAGGCCACCTACTACAGCATCCTGGCACCTCTCAGTGCCGCCTTACGCAAAGCGATCGCTAAAGTGGATGCAGATGATCTCGATAACAGTGCCACCCCCGAAGTTGCTGCCCTGCGCTCGCTCCAGGAACTCGCCCTGACTGCCCGCCGCCTCCTGGAACAACACGCCGAATTTTCGCTTTTGAATGCCACGCAGGACAATTCAAAATTCAAAATTCAAAATTCAAAATTATTCTCTACCCTGGCTCAATGGCCGGAAGGACAAGCCATTCTCACCCGATTTGATCAGTTGATAAACTACTACGGGTATTTGAGTGAGGTGGGAACCGATATTGCTGTGCCCACCTGGAAAGAAGACCCACAACCCATTCGGGATCTGTTTGCTCAATTTTGTCTGAATCCATCCCCCCCACCCTCCAAGCGCCCCCCAAAAAGCAGGAAGGTGAAGCGTTTGCAGCGCCGATTTGACCTGAAGGGCCGGGTAACAGAGGTCTACAGTCAGCTACTGGCAGAATTACGCTGGAGCTTTGTGGCTTTAGAGCAACACTGGTTGACATTGGGTTGGTTGCAGGTACCTGGGGACATTTTTTTCCTGGAGTTTAGCGAGATCCGATCGCTAGTTGAACAGGAGCCGTCAGCGTTGAACATGAACCTGGCCGACTTGATTGCGCAACGAAAATCCATTCTGGAGCGCGATCGCCAACTGGAAGCCCCTCCCTTTTTGGTCTATGGCAATGATCCCCCTCTACCTCTACTCCATCGCCAGTGGAAGGCTTCTCAGCAAATTCAGGGGATTGGAGCCAGCCCAGGACAGGCTGAGGGGCGAGTCCGGATTGTCAACAGCCTGGATGGGTTGCCGGAAGTGGGACGAGATACGATCGTCGTCGTTCCTTATACCGATTCTGGTTGGGCACCCCTACTGGCCAGAGCCGGCGGCTTAATTGCCGAAGTGGGCGGACGGCTCTCTCATGGGGCAATCGTCGCCAGAGAATACCGCATTCCAGCCGTCATGGATGTCCCTCATGCAACTCAGCGATTACACGATGGTCAACTCATCCGGATTGATGGTCAGCAAGGTACGGTGGAAATCCTCTAA
- a CDS encoding DUF4058 family protein, with protein sequence MPSPFPGIDPCLEYPDRWSTVHNRLIAAIADILTPQLLPKYQVDIEKRIYEIIGANSLLIGRPDVTVQHTKIRFLPCVTANA encoded by the coding sequence ATGCCTTCTCCATTCCCAGGCATAGATCCCTGTTTAGAATATCCCGATCGCTGGTCTACGGTGCATAACCGATTGATTGCGGCGATCGCGGATATACTCACGCCTCAGTTGCTACCCAAATATCAGGTCGATATTGAAAAACGGATCTACGAAATCATCGGAGCCAACTCTCTACTGATCGGTAGACCGGATGTGACTGTGCAGCACACGAAAATACGATTCCTGCCATGCGTTACGGCTAACGCCTAA